The following DNA comes from bacterium.
CCTGGAGCCATTCGCGTTGGTCTGCTCCGCGATTATGAACGGCCTCGGCTCCTCATCCAACGGATAGGCGGTGAACAGGCTCGACACGAAATCGAACGATCTCCCCTTCGGCTTTTGCCTTCGAGCCTGAGGTTTCGAACCTTCAGCCTTCAGCTCCCTTGCCAACGCCTCGATGTGCGCAGGAGTCGTGCCGCAGCAGCCCCCTGCGAACGCTACGCCGAAGCGCAGGACAAGGTGCGCAAGCGCGCCGGCGAACTCCTCAGGGCCCATCGAATACACCGGCTTGCCGCCCACGTTCTTCGGCATGCCCGCGTTCGGCTGGCAGACGATCGCAAAGGGCGAGGATTCGCGCAGCGAGTGCAGGTGCTCCTCCATCCCCTCGGGTCCGGTCGCGCAGTTGATGCCGAATGCCAGCGGCGAGAAGGGAGCGACGGCCGCGAGCGCCGCCGTGAGCTCGGTGCCCAGAAGCATCGTACCCGACGGCTCCACGGTCACCGAGACTATCGCCGGAAGATCCAGCCCTCGCCGCCTGTTCACTTCGTCTATGGCCGCGAGCGCGGCCTTCACCTGCAGAGGGTCCTGGCTGGTCGACGTGATGAAGAGATCCACCCCGCCCTCCGCGAGGGCGTCGGCCTGCTCCACATAGGCTGCGAAGAGGTCGGCGAACGCGATATGACCCAGGGTCGGGAGTTTGGAGGTGGGGCCAAGCTCGCCCGCCACGAAGCGCTCGCCGCCGGCCGCCGCAGCCTCCCGGCGCGCGATCTTCGCCGCCGCGATGTTGATCTCGCGAACCTTGTCGGCCATGCCGTGGTCCGAGAGCACGACCCTGGATGCGCCGAAGGTGTTCGTGATTATCGCGTCCGCGCCCGCGGCGAGATATTCCCTGTGCACGCGGGCCACGGAATCGGGCGAGATCAGGTTGAGCTCCGCGCTGCAGGAGGAGGATACCTGGGCCTCATCGAGCATGGTCCCCATGGCGCCGTCGAAGATGATGGTGCGCCTGGAGGCTATCTCCTTAAGATCCTTTGCCATTTCAGGGGATCACTAGCACGCGGACCAAAGCTCTGCAATAGCGGGGGGGTGTTGCTTACTTGCGGCGGATTGCGATCGATATTGCGGCGAGGGCGATGAGAAGGAACGAGGCCATGGAGGAGGCCTGGGCAGAGGCGACGAGCGAACAGCCTCCATCGCCGAAACCGTTGCCCTGCATCTCTTCGGGGCCAGTGCCGTACCTCGGCCCATCGTAAGGATTCACGTCCTGGCTCTCGTCCTGATCCACATCTGGGCTCACATAGTCGCCGCTCTCGCACATGTCGCCGACGTTGTCGTCGTCGGAATCGGCCTGATCCGGATTGAAGACAATCCTGCAGTTGTCGCACCAGTCGCCGATGCCGTCGTCGTCGCTGTCCATCTGGTCCGGGTTGTAATTCACCGGGCAGTTGTCGATCGGGTCCTCGAACTTGTCATGGTCGGTATCGGTGCAGACCGATGGATCCTGGTCCGCATTGAACACCGTCTTGCAGTTGTCCAGATAATCCACCACTCCGTCGAAATCGGTGTCGTCGCACACATCGCCGGCCCCGTTGTCGTTCCAGTCTAGCTGGAATCCGGCCTTCAGTTCCGCGTCTGAGACAAGGCTGTTCCCGTCCGCATCGCAATCGAGCTGATCTACGTTGCAGTTGCCGTTGGGCACGAGGGGACAATTGTCCACCGGATCGCCGTCAGGGACTCCGTTGAAGTCAGCGTCCGTCATATCCGTGTAGTCCATGATCTTGTCGCAATCCGTGTCCGTATAGACAACGCCCAGGACCTCTATGGTGCACGCATAGGCCGGAGCAGCCAGCGCCATCAGGAGCAGGGAGATCATCGCGATCTTTATTGTCTTCATCATTCGCTTCCCTCTTTCGATTTATCTACCGCCTGCGGCGCCTGATCAGCACCGCTACGGCAATCCCCGCGACAATCGACGCCAGGTTGAGAGCGCCCGGGACGCCCAGCGCCGCGCCCTGAGCAAGGGAGCAGCTGGAATGATCCAGGCTGTACAGGTTCTGGGTGTTGATCGGCGTGGTCTGCGATCCGGACGCGTCCGACGTATCGCACGCATCGCCCCTGCCGTCGCTGTCACTATCCTCCTGCACCGGATTGGGTATCGTCGGGCAGTTGTCATCATTGTCGGTCAGCCCGTCGCCGTCCGCGTCCATTATGCACGCATCGCCGAACCCGTCGTCATCCGAGTCAATCTGGTCAACGTTGGCCACGAGTCTGCAGTTGTCGCACCAGTCGCCCACGGAATCGACATCGCGGTCTTCCTGCTGCGGGTTGTAGCTTTCAGGGCAATTATCCACGTCGTCATAGATCTTGTCGCCGTCGAAGTCGGCGCACGCCGAGGGATCCTGGGTGACGTTGGAGACCCCGGGACAGTTGTCCAGATAATCCATATAGGTGTCGCCATCGGAGTCTTCGCACGCGTCGCCGATGCCGTTGTCGTCCCAGTCCGACTGGTTGCCCGCGGAGATCTCGACCAGCGTAACCGCGGCGTCGCCATCAACGTCGCAGTAGAGCGCAAAGGTCGAACAGACTCCGTTTTTCACGGTGGAGCAGTTGTCGTACTGGTCCCAGATCCCGTCGTTGTCCGTGTCCAGCGCAAAGGCCGGCGCAGCGACGAAGAGGACCGCTAAAACTGTGAAGGTTGTAAGAAACTTCCTCATGGCAAAGCTCCTGGAGTAAGCCCCCCTCTCCATCTCTATTATCGGTTGCTATGGAAAAAAGTTGCTCGAAAGTAACCGGGTTGGCCAGATAAATCTAAAATATCTTTAATAATCAATACTATAGATACGAAAAGGCCCTGCTCGCGCAGGGCCCAAAAAACCGTTTTTGCGCTGTTTATTTCCTGCGTCTAGCGGCGAGGGGCAGCATGGCTAGGGCTATCATTATATATGCCGCCATGCCGGCGCCCTGATTCGGGACCAGGCTGCAACCCGATCCTGAGCCCGATGATGCGGCATTGTAGTCATCGACCTCCTCTTCGGTCGTCGCGAGCCAGTCGCCAAGATCGGTCGAGCCGTCGCCCTCGAGGTTCTCCGGGTCGGCGTCTTCGTCGACATCGTCGTCTTCGCTTACGCACGCCGTGGAGTTGGGGATCGCAGGGCACGGGTCGCACGCATCGCCCACGAGGTCCGCGTCCGTATCCTTCTGCAAGGGGTCCACGTCCTGAGGGCAGAGGTCGCAGGCATCCCCCACGCCGTCATTATCAGTGTCGATCTGTTCCAGATCGGCGAAGCTTTTGCAGTCGTCGAAAATGTCAGGCGCTCCGTCGGAATCCGTGTCGGTTATGTCATCGATCTTAAACTGCAGCGAGCGCCCCCAGAGCACGGGGCTCACCGCGGTTCCCATCTCGAAATGTATGTACACAGGGTCCATGCCGAGAAACGATAACCAGTTTGCCATCTCCTCATCGGTCATGGCCGCAGGGTCTGAATAGCAGCGGAATATGATACCCGAGTCGGCGTGTTGCAAGATCTCGCAATTGTTTGCATTGAGATCGTACTTCATCGGTTGGTCCTCCGCATCGAGCATGATGCTCATGTCGGATTTCCTCATGGTCATGAAGACCTTTATGCCCGCCGCATCCTCTTTGGTGGTATCCACGTCGAACGCGCCGTAGAATACAAAGCTCCCCTGGTCGCCCTCCAAGTCCGCAACCGTATGCTGATAGAAGTTAACGTCCGTGGAGAAACCGGCATGAGCCGCTGCGCCAGGGATGAGAACCGCAAGGGCGATCAAGCACATTAGAAATTCACGCATAATTACCTCCTGCAATATGATATGCAGCTTCCATGCCATCGTTGTTGAGGATATTACTTAAGAATATCAGCTAGTTAGTAATTTGGCATCCTGAGATATGGAGCTTCTGCCCCATAATATGGGGGAATCGAGTCACCATAAAAAAAGGCCCTGCGGATCGCAGGGCCTCCCTTTGAGCTTTCAGCTTTGAGCGATCTCACTATCTCCTCTTCTTGATAGCGAATGCCGCGAGCGCGGCCGCAATAAAGGCAAGTCCCATCGGGTTGAACGCGGCCATGGGCATCATGGCGCACATCCCGCCCTCGCTCACTGTTGTGGCGGCCGTGGTATCGTCTGTAGTTACGCCGCTGGTGTCGCACTCGTCGCCGTATTCGTCGCCGTCCACGTTCGCCTGATCAGGGTTGTAGGTCGTGGGGCAGTTGTCAGCGCTGTCCAACACCCCGTCGCCATCCGAATCGGCATCGCCGGCGACAGGGCAACCGGATGCATCGACCACGGTGTCCACAGGTGTGCTGGGGCATGTATCCAGGTTGTCGTACACCCCGTCGCCGTCCGTGTCAGGGCAGCCGACATCGTTGACAGAAGCCCCAGCCGGCGTATCGGCGCAAGCATCCTCGTCGTCCGGCACTCCATCGCCGTCCGCCTCCACGAACCGTTTTTGTCCGTGCCGGCCGTGAACGGGCAGAGGTCAAGCCCATCCGCGACTCCGTCTCCATCCGCGTCCGTAGCAATATCGTCCGGAATACAATTGCCGTTTTCCGCCGCGATCAGGATGGAACCGGTCGATGGATATGAATCGCATCTCAAGTCGTCGGCTCCGAAACTTTTCTGTACATTCAATCTGAGCGTCGCGGTGTCCGGAAGCGCGGCATCAGAGCTCAAGACCGTAGTGGCGCAAAAAAATGACTGACCTGTAGTCACAGAAGCCGGACTCAGCACAACGCACATCAGCGGTTTGGTCGCTGAAATCGAAGTGGTCCCCTCGTCATATAGTACGGCGCGAAACGAACTCGCCGACGGATGCAATGTATCCGAGCCTGGGGTAAACGACCAATAATCTCCGAAATTAAAGGTGTCGGACATCTTTCCGAAAATGCAGATGCCCTTTTCCGTTGTGCTTATATCATGCTTCGTGATCCAGTATTTGGTCGCGTCATTTG
Coding sequences within:
- a CDS encoding thrombospondin type 3 repeat-containing protein, with protein sequence MMKTIKIAMISLLLMALAAPAYACTIEVLGVVYTDTDCDKIMDYTDMTDADFNGVPDGDPVDNCPLVPNGNCNVDQLDCDADGNSLVSDAELKAGFQLDWNDNGAGDVCDDTDFDGVVDYLDNCKTVFNADQDPSVCTDTDHDKFEDPIDNCPVNYNPDQMDSDDDGIGDWCDNCRIVFNPDQADSDDDNVGDMCESGDYVSPDVDQDESQDVNPYDGPRYGTGPEEMQGNGFGDGGCSLVASAQASSMASFLLIALAAISIAIRRK
- a CDS encoding thrombospondin type 3 repeat-containing protein — encoded protein: MRKFLTTFTVLAVLFVAAPAFALDTDNDGIWDQYDNCSTVKNGVCSTFALYCDVDGDAAVTLVEISAGNQSDWDDNGIGDACEDSDGDTYMDYLDNCPGVSNVTQDPSACADFDGDKIYDDVDNCPESYNPQQEDRDVDSVGDWCDNCRLVANVDQIDSDDDGFGDACIMDADGDGLTDNDDNCPTIPNPVQEDSDSDGRGDACDTSDASGSQTTPINTQNLYSLDHSSCSLAQGAALGVPGALNLASIVAGIAVAVLIRRRRR
- a CDS encoding thrombospondin type 3 repeat-containing protein encodes the protein MREFLMCLIALAVLIPGAAAHAGFSTDVNFYQHTVADLEGDQGSFVFYGAFDVDTTKEDAAGIKVFMTMRKSDMSIMLDAEDQPMKYDLNANNCEILQHADSGIIFRCYSDPAAMTDEEMANWLSFLGMDPVYIHFEMGTAVSPVLWGRSLQFKIDDITDTDSDGAPDIFDDCKSFADLEQIDTDNDGVGDACDLCPQDVDPLQKDTDADLVGDACDPCPAIPNSTACVSEDDDVDEDADPENLEGDGSTDLGDWLATTEEEVDDYNAASSGSGSGCSLVPNQGAGMAAYIMIALAMLPLAARRRK
- a CDS encoding thrombospondin type 3 repeat-containing protein, whose protein sequence is MEADGDGVPDDEDACADTPAGASVNDVGCPDTDGDGVYDNLDTCPSTPVDTVVDASGCPVAGDADSDGDGVLDSADNCPTTYNPDQANVDGDEYGDECDTSGVTTDDTTAATTVSEGGMCAMMPMAAFNPMGLAFIAAALAAFAIKKRR